Proteins encoded by one window of Nodosilinea sp. PGN35:
- a CDS encoding methyl-accepting chemotaxis protein yields MTQVPSLSHPRPQPLTVEANSVGATHSGSTPSQDLIRQYFAGRSLRQQLLSTVLPLSLLPLLLGGLITYALTQGRTRATITQDLQGQALLASETVSGNLNQQIAFAQIFAQNPLILDKVRRDRTLASNLNLLQVPEATLESRFIATKQLATNPVFNRYLAQTAEVKKFAEIIVTEANGLNVGYSNIPSDFVQAGEDWWELAKSNGFWFSQPGYDASTFRVGIDFSHAIRDPNSNEFLGVVKFFITALEFEQLNEYLANAGIQGSQQVQLLEPRSNYVLATFNEQGQAAALTPRSLNLVGGDVVGSLATALIDAAQSEPTVASNDLQQQLRSDFPVGNLEISTASSGQGQDSLVATFTYQGKQYSLATVPQVNWVAIASMDTAEIRAAGRDNLITLGLLGLVLGGVAAVLTGALARQISSPLDALAGTAQQVSQGNLNARAQLIGSSEAQTLAQTFNELVVRVRGFLREQTLNTRRANLAAAITGAKIVDSIDLLPLYERLVAEARDILAADRVVIYRFNPDWSGQIAAESVDSSWPSAYKQQLSDPCIPTATLDKYQAAGLLLENNVATAALHPEHRLLLDNLQVKSILGVPIVSQSQLYGLLIAHHCKTQHPWQEAEIDFLKQLGLQLGLVIDRVQLIERTRNLAEEQRQIKEGLQRSALQLLMDVDPVSQGNLTVRAQVTEDEIGTLADSYNATIASLRKIVVQVQDASRQVAATTDANQTSVHDLAESANQQAQAMLATLDRVQAMASSVRLVATNAEKAEAAVLAAEQTVAQGDDAMNRTVDGILAIRETVADTAKKVKRLGESSQKISNVVNLISSFAAQTNMLALNASIEASRAGEGGKGFAVVAEEVRELARQSAEATTEIEKLVASIQAETNAVVTAMETGTEQVVTGTQLVDETRQSLNQITAVSRQISALVAAIADATVVQSQASEVVSETITTAATTASQNSTAANQVSDSFAQLRSVAQALQEEVGRFKVS; encoded by the coding sequence ATGACTCAAGTTCCGTCGCTATCTCACCCCCGCCCGCAGCCCCTCACGGTGGAAGCCAACAGCGTAGGGGCCACCCACTCCGGTAGCACCCCATCCCAAGACCTGATCCGGCAGTATTTTGCTGGGCGCAGTCTGCGGCAGCAGCTGCTGTCTACGGTGTTGCCGCTGAGCCTGCTGCCGCTGCTGCTGGGGGGGCTGATAACCTACGCCCTCACCCAGGGCCGCACCCGCGCCACCATCACCCAAGATCTCCAGGGGCAGGCGTTGCTGGCCAGTGAGACGGTGAGCGGCAACCTGAACCAGCAAATTGCCTTCGCCCAAATTTTTGCCCAAAACCCGCTGATTTTGGATAAAGTACGGCGCGATCGCACCCTGGCCAGCAATCTCAACCTGCTCCAGGTGCCCGAGGCAACCCTGGAGTCGCGCTTCATTGCCACCAAACAGCTGGCCACCAATCCGGTGTTTAACCGCTACCTGGCGCAAACCGCTGAGGTCAAAAAATTTGCCGAAATCATCGTCACCGAAGCCAATGGCCTCAACGTTGGCTACAGCAACATTCCCTCCGATTTTGTGCAGGCGGGCGAAGACTGGTGGGAGCTGGCCAAAAGCAACGGGTTTTGGTTTAGCCAGCCCGGCTACGACGCCTCCACCTTTCGGGTGGGCATCGACTTTAGCCACGCCATTCGCGACCCCAACAGCAACGAATTTTTAGGCGTGGTGAAATTCTTCATCACCGCCCTGGAGTTTGAGCAGCTCAACGAGTACCTGGCCAACGCCGGAATTCAGGGATCTCAGCAGGTGCAGCTGCTCGAGCCCCGCTCCAACTACGTGCTGGCCACCTTTAACGAACAGGGGCAAGCGGCGGCTCTCACCCCCAGATCCCTCAACCTCGTCGGTGGCGATGTGGTCGGCAGCCTGGCGACAGCCCTGATTGATGCGGCCCAGTCCGAGCCGACCGTGGCCAGCAATGACCTGCAGCAGCAGCTCAGATCAGACTTTCCGGTGGGCAACCTAGAGATTTCTACCGCTAGCTCTGGCCAGGGCCAAGACAGCCTGGTCGCCACCTTCACCTATCAGGGCAAGCAGTATTCGCTGGCCACGGTGCCCCAGGTGAACTGGGTGGCGATCGCCTCCATGGACACCGCCGAAATCCGCGCCGCCGGTCGCGACAACCTGATCACCCTGGGTCTGCTGGGCCTGGTGCTAGGCGGTGTCGCCGCCGTGCTCACTGGGGCACTGGCCCGCCAGATCTCCTCCCCCCTCGACGCCCTGGCCGGTACCGCCCAGCAGGTCTCCCAGGGCAACCTCAACGCCCGCGCCCAACTCATCGGGTCGTCGGAGGCCCAAACCCTGGCCCAAACCTTCAACGAGCTGGTGGTACGGGTGCGGGGATTTCTGCGCGAGCAAACCCTCAACACCCGCCGCGCCAACCTGGCCGCCGCCATTACCGGGGCCAAAATTGTGGACTCCATCGACCTGCTGCCCCTCTACGAACGCCTGGTGGCCGAAGCCCGCGACATTCTCGCAGCCGATCGCGTCGTGATCTACCGGTTCAACCCCGACTGGAGCGGCCAGATCGCCGCCGAATCCGTAGATTCTTCATGGCCTAGCGCCTATAAACAGCAGCTTAGCGACCCCTGTATTCCCACTGCCACCCTCGACAAGTACCAGGCCGCAGGCTTGTTGCTCGAAAACAACGTCGCCACCGCCGCCCTTCATCCCGAGCACCGGCTGCTGCTGGACAACCTTCAGGTCAAATCGATTTTGGGGGTGCCCATCGTCAGCCAGAGCCAGCTCTACGGTCTACTCATCGCCCACCACTGCAAAACCCAGCACCCGTGGCAAGAGGCCGAAATCGACTTCCTCAAACAGCTGGGCCTACAGCTGGGCCTGGTGATCGACCGGGTACAGCTGATCGAGCGCACCCGCAACCTGGCCGAAGAACAGCGACAGATCAAAGAAGGGCTCCAGCGCAGCGCCCTACAGCTGCTCATGGACGTAGATCCCGTCAGCCAGGGCAACCTGACCGTGCGCGCCCAGGTCACCGAGGATGAAATTGGCACCCTGGCCGACTCCTACAACGCCACCATCGCCAGCCTCAGAAAAATCGTGGTGCAGGTGCAAGACGCCTCCCGCCAGGTGGCCGCCACCACCGACGCCAACCAAACCTCCGTGCACGACCTGGCCGAGTCAGCCAATCAGCAGGCCCAGGCCATGCTGGCCACCCTCGATCGCGTCCAAGCCATGGCCAGCTCAGTGCGCCTCGTTGCCACCAACGCCGAAAAAGCCGAAGCCGCCGTGCTCGCAGCCGAGCAGACCGTGGCCCAGGGCGACGATGCTATGAACCGCACCGTAGACGGCATTCTGGCCATTCGCGAAACCGTGGCCGACACCGCCAAAAAAGTGAAGCGCCTGGGCGAATCCTCCCAAAAAATCTCCAACGTAGTGAACCTGATCAGCAGCTTTGCCGCCCAGACCAACATGCTCGCCCTCAACGCCTCGATCGAAGCCTCCCGCGCCGGAGAGGGCGGCAAAGGCTTTGCCGTAGTCGCCGAAGAAGTGCGCGAACTGGCCCGCCAGTCAGCCGAAGCCACCACCGAAATCGAAAAGCTGGTGGCCAGCATTCAGGCCGAAACCAACGCCGTGGTCACAGCCATGGAAACCGGCACCGAGCAGGTGGTCACCGGCACCCAGCTGGTCGATGAAACCCGCCAGAGCCTCAACCAGATCACCGCCGTCAGTCGCCAGATCAGTGCCCTGGTAGCCGCGATCGCCGACGCCACCGTCGTCCAGTCCCAAGCCTCCGAAGTGGTCAGCGAAACCATCACCACCGCCGCCACCACCGCCAGCCAAAACTCCACCGCCGCCAACCAGGTATCCGACTCCTTCGCCCAGCTGCGCTCCGTCGCCCAGGCGTTGCAGGAGGAGGTGGGCCGGTTCAAGGTCAGCTAG
- a CDS encoding chemotaxis protein CheW, with translation MNFETATPTDHFISPLKDTTPPDTPPEEQFLQITVNGDLPLLLPGANLVEIMKLSIGQVVPVFQMAPWVMGLYNWRGEMLWIADLGHFLGFAPWYNQAEAATRHTVVVIQPPYSATQPADEPPPTLGLVVNAVEAMVAYPISALQPLSAAISAPSISLEPGLLPFLRGCYGDRTDRLQLVLDGTAVLNAMAQT, from the coding sequence ATGAATTTCGAGACCGCAACGCCCACCGACCATTTCATCTCTCCACTGAAAGACACCACCCCGCCCGATACCCCACCGGAGGAGCAGTTCTTACAGATCACCGTCAATGGCGATCTGCCCCTGCTGCTGCCGGGGGCCAATCTGGTCGAAATCATGAAGCTGTCCATTGGCCAGGTCGTGCCGGTGTTTCAGATGGCCCCATGGGTAATGGGCCTCTACAACTGGCGGGGCGAAATGTTGTGGATCGCCGACCTGGGCCATTTTTTGGGGTTTGCCCCCTGGTACAACCAGGCCGAAGCCGCCACCCGCCACACAGTGGTGGTGATCCAGCCCCCCTATAGCGCCACCCAGCCAGCGGACGAGCCCCCCCCTACCCTGGGCCTGGTGGTCAACGCCGTGGAGGCTATGGTGGCCTACCCGATCTCCGCTCTACAGCCTTTGTCAGCGGCGATTTCAGCCCCGTCGATCTCCCTTGAGCCCGGTCTGCTGCCCTTTTTGCGGGGGTGTTATGGCGATCGCACCGACCGACTCCAGCTCGTCTTAGATGGCACAGCGGTTTTAAACGCCATGGCCCAGACCTAA
- a CDS encoding response regulator transcription factor, producing MSKVLIVEDSLTDKEILTLCLRDRGITVLTAKSAEEAFEQVKSHRFDLIILDVVLPDRSGFEICRELKEDTSTKQVPVIMCSTKGTEMDKFWGLKQGADAYLAKPIDQDELMQAVNQLVNV from the coding sequence ATGAGCAAAGTTCTCATCGTCGAAGACAGTCTCACCGACAAAGAAATTCTCACCCTCTGCCTGCGCGATCGCGGCATTACCGTGCTCACCGCCAAAAGCGCCGAAGAAGCCTTCGAGCAGGTCAAAAGCCACCGCTTTGATCTGATCATTCTCGACGTGGTGCTGCCCGATCGCAGCGGTTTTGAGATCTGCCGCGAACTGAAAGAAGACACCAGCACTAAGCAGGTGCCCGTGATTATGTGCTCCACCAAGGGCACCGAAATGGACAAGTTTTGGGGCTTAAAACAGGGGGCCGATGCCTACCTGGCCAAACCCATCGACCAAGACGAGCTGATGCAGGCGGTCAATCAGCTGGTCAATGTCTAA
- a CDS encoding response regulator, which translates to MSGRAAQYSKPLSHYLRVKKLQIFPVLKRLSFSGQITWSAPAGHQWTLFFDRGQLIYGKGGVHPVRQWYRQAQARLPGPELSYSGLQSSAVAAPSASWLRARDYQLLQHWLSQGQLSPQALRDISSNIVADILFDVVQARETQYQLARQLPLAADQTSIYIDDTPLLTSVTDLWDAWLEAGLEAYSPNLAPVIQHPEPIRAQVSPRVYESLMQLLDGQRSLRDLAVKLGQDVLNLTQALQPYIQSGWISLVEVADFPSLEGLDPPGVIGAAPKAALKIACVDDSPLVCKALGQVIRAAGHDFLAITEGSRAIPTLLAQKPDLVFLDLVMPDTNGYEICSSLRKISRFKDVPIVILSGNDGLVDQVRARLLGATDFLSKPMEPIVILSVLRKHLAPARI; encoded by the coding sequence ATGAGCGGTAGAGCGGCGCAGTACTCTAAGCCTCTATCTCATTATTTGCGAGTTAAAAAGCTGCAAATTTTTCCCGTCCTCAAGCGTCTCAGCTTTAGTGGGCAGATCACCTGGTCTGCTCCCGCAGGGCACCAGTGGACTCTATTTTTTGACCGGGGACAGCTGATCTATGGCAAGGGGGGCGTCCACCCCGTGCGGCAGTGGTACCGCCAGGCCCAGGCCCGGCTGCCTGGCCCTGAGCTCAGTTATTCGGGACTACAGTCCTCGGCGGTGGCGGCTCCCAGCGCTAGCTGGCTCCGGGCCAGGGATTACCAGCTGCTTCAGCACTGGCTGAGTCAGGGGCAACTCTCGCCTCAGGCGCTGCGAGACATCAGCAGCAACATTGTGGCCGACATCCTGTTTGACGTGGTACAAGCCCGTGAAACTCAGTATCAACTGGCCCGACAACTGCCCCTGGCCGCCGACCAGACATCGATCTACATAGACGACACTCCGCTGCTGACCTCGGTGACCGACCTCTGGGATGCCTGGCTAGAGGCGGGGCTAGAGGCCTATTCCCCCAATTTGGCCCCGGTGATTCAGCATCCCGAACCGATTCGGGCGCAGGTTTCGCCCCGCGTCTACGAGTCGCTGATGCAGCTGCTCGACGGTCAGCGCAGCCTGCGCGACCTGGCGGTCAAACTGGGTCAGGATGTGCTGAACCTCACCCAGGCCCTACAACCCTACATTCAGTCGGGCTGGATCAGTCTGGTGGAGGTGGCCGACTTCCCATCCCTGGAAGGGCTAGACCCACCTGGGGTAATTGGGGCTGCCCCCAAAGCAGCCCTCAAGATCGCCTGTGTTGACGACAGTCCCCTGGTCTGCAAAGCCCTGGGGCAGGTGATTCGAGCGGCGGGGCACGACTTTTTGGCAATTACCGAAGGTTCCAGGGCCATACCGACTCTGCTGGCCCAAAAGCCAGATCTGGTGTTTTTAGACCTGGTGATGCCCGACACCAATGGTTACGAAATTTGCAGCAGTCTGCGCAAAATTTCGCGCTTTAAAGACGTTCCCATCGTCATTCTCAGCGGCAACGACGGCCTGGTCGATCAGGTGCGTGCCCGCCTGCTGGGGGCCACCGATTTCTTGAGCAAACCCATGGAGCCCATCGTGATTCTCTCCGTTCTCCGCAAACACCTCGCCCCCGCCCGCATCTAA
- a CDS encoding hybrid sensor histidine kinase/response regulator — MSDAKELEIRLQFLDEAQEYLETLGTHLMGLSHTFEASTINEALRAAHSIKGGAALMGFQLLSDFAHRLEDSLKVLKVQRGRVDIDPDLEHLLLAAVDCLSQVMVGQRHCLAQGTPHQTPVDHGWIEQHAAPVFEQLHDRLGDPVEEDAHSMLSPEDGQDVIPLLFQSEVEGCLKRLEGALDEQSPCLREEAQILAQELGGLGEMLQLEAFVRLCQSVAAQVTVARDGDLVTVVEAALAVWRRAQALVLTGHLGEIPDQMTVAGVPFETIPIAESSDDGIPDLEDGDITAPVWPLGDEAALQPDYLEADSPEELTTTWSESNPGASVEEAARWGTSQGTTPRRPEASPDKADSDSTVRVPVKQINQLSDLFGELTIERHRLELEVSRLRDLVGTMQTRMRTLDQVNSDLRAAYDRVATQERPLLPTAPGLQTGLALVPQGTDLALQPQFDVLELDHYRDLHLPFREIIESIIQLQEVGADIELSLDSTEQSTHSLRKTSRQLQKNITQLRMRPLADIFERYPRSLRQMSLQYNKPVELKLKGDRTLVDRNVLEALQEPLMHIIRNCFDHGIENAETRRQRGKPATGTIAISAQQQNSRTIITISDDGGGIAVEKIRDRARHMGLDEGLLAVASTQELLSLIFEPGFSTASEVTDLSGRGIGMDVVRSRLKDIRGDIHVDTQPGEGTTFTISIPFTLSVTRVLISESRGMRMAFPVDAIEEIFALPAEQILTTAGKDSFEWNGELVQLVRLADWLHFNCPVVIESPETAPAISAPTVLLVRANQRFVGLQVERSWGEQEVALRRVVGDLPMPPGFNSCTIMGDGQVVPLVNTTELLYWIASCEASGANTLNDTPIPAFIASSPRYEASTLSRKPTVLLIDDSINVRRLLALTLEKAGYQVAQAKDGQDALDKLTAGLAVEAVICDVEMPRLDGYGFLARLKAETDHENLPVAMLTSRSSKKHRQLAMNLGAAAYFTKPYNEQTLLKTLEDLIQPALVS; from the coding sequence ATGTCCGACGCCAAGGAACTCGAAATCCGCCTCCAGTTTCTCGACGAGGCCCAAGAATACCTGGAAACCCTGGGTACCCACCTGATGGGGCTATCCCACACCTTTGAGGCCAGCACCATCAACGAAGCCCTGCGGGCGGCCCACTCAATCAAGGGCGGGGCCGCCCTGATGGGGTTTCAGCTGCTCAGCGACTTTGCCCACCGCCTCGAAGACAGCCTCAAGGTGCTCAAAGTGCAGCGGGGCAGGGTGGACATCGACCCCGATCTAGAGCATCTGCTGCTGGCAGCAGTCGATTGCCTGAGCCAGGTGATGGTGGGTCAGCGCCACTGCCTGGCCCAGGGCACCCCGCACCAAACACCGGTAGACCACGGCTGGATTGAGCAGCACGCCGCCCCAGTTTTTGAGCAGCTCCACGATCGCCTGGGCGACCCGGTCGAGGAAGACGCCCACTCCATGCTGTCCCCTGAAGACGGCCAGGATGTGATTCCGCTGCTGTTTCAAAGCGAGGTGGAGGGCTGCCTGAAGCGGCTGGAGGGAGCCCTCGACGAGCAGTCGCCCTGCCTGCGGGAGGAGGCCCAAATTCTCGCCCAGGAGCTGGGCGGCCTGGGGGAAATGCTTCAGCTCGAAGCGTTTGTGCGCCTGTGTCAGTCGGTGGCGGCCCAGGTCACCGTTGCCCGCGACGGCGACCTGGTGACGGTGGTAGAAGCGGCGCTAGCGGTGTGGCGGCGCGCCCAGGCCCTGGTGCTCACCGGCCACCTGGGCGAAATTCCCGATCAAATGACGGTGGCGGGGGTACCCTTTGAGACAATTCCCATTGCCGAAAGCTCTGACGATGGGATTCCTGATCTAGAGGATGGCGATATCACCGCCCCTGTCTGGCCCCTGGGCGATGAGGCTGCCCTGCAACCCGACTACCTGGAGGCCGACAGCCCTGAGGAACTGACCACCACCTGGTCTGAATCAAACCCCGGCGCTAGCGTTGAAGAAGCGGCCCGCTGGGGCACCTCCCAGGGCACCACCCCCCGACGCCCCGAGGCCAGCCCCGACAAAGCTGACAGCGACAGCACCGTGCGGGTGCCGGTCAAGCAGATCAACCAGCTCAGCGATCTGTTTGGCGAACTCACCATCGAGCGCCACCGCCTGGAGCTAGAAGTCAGCCGGCTGCGCGACCTGGTGGGCACTATGCAAACCCGCATGCGCACCCTCGACCAGGTAAACAGCGACCTGCGCGCCGCCTACGATCGCGTCGCCACCCAGGAGCGACCGCTGCTGCCCACGGCCCCCGGTCTGCAAACCGGGCTGGCCCTAGTGCCCCAAGGGACCGACCTGGCCCTGCAACCGCAGTTCGATGTGCTCGAACTCGACCACTACCGCGATCTGCACCTGCCCTTTCGCGAAATCATTGAAAGTATTATTCAGCTGCAAGAGGTGGGGGCCGATATTGAGCTCTCCCTCGACAGCACTGAGCAGAGCACCCACAGCCTGCGTAAAACCTCTCGCCAGCTGCAAAAGAATATTACCCAGCTGCGCATGCGGCCCCTGGCGGATATTTTTGAGCGCTACCCCCGCTCCCTGCGGCAGATGTCGTTGCAGTACAACAAGCCGGTGGAACTCAAGCTCAAGGGCGATCGCACCCTGGTCGATCGCAACGTGCTCGAAGCCCTGCAAGAGCCACTGATGCACATCATCCGCAACTGCTTCGACCACGGCATTGAGAATGCTGAGACTCGGCGGCAGCGCGGCAAACCCGCCACGGGCACGATCGCCATCAGCGCTCAGCAGCAAAACAGCCGCACCATCATCACCATCAGCGATGACGGCGGCGGCATTGCGGTAGAAAAAATTCGCGATCGCGCCCGCCACATGGGCCTCGACGAAGGGCTGCTGGCCGTAGCCAGCACCCAGGAGCTGCTGTCGCTGATCTTTGAACCCGGCTTTAGCACCGCCAGCGAAGTCACCGACCTCTCGGGCCGGGGCATCGGCATGGATGTGGTGCGCAGCCGCCTCAAAGACATTCGCGGCGACATTCACGTCGATACCCAGCCCGGCGAAGGCACCACGTTTACCATTTCTATTCCGTTTACCCTGTCGGTGACGCGGGTGCTGATTTCCGAGAGCCGGGGCATGCGCATGGCCTTTCCGGTGGATGCGATCGAAGAGATCTTTGCCCTCCCCGCCGAGCAGATTCTCACCACAGCGGGCAAAGACAGTTTTGAGTGGAACGGCGAGCTGGTGCAGCTGGTGCGCCTGGCCGACTGGCTGCACTTCAACTGCCCCGTGGTGATCGAAAGCCCCGAAACCGCCCCCGCCATCTCGGCCCCCACGGTGCTGCTGGTGCGGGCCAACCAGCGGTTTGTGGGCCTGCAGGTGGAGCGATCGTGGGGCGAGCAGGAGGTCGCCCTGCGCCGCGTGGTGGGCGACCTGCCCATGCCCCCAGGCTTCAACAGCTGCACCATCATGGGCGACGGTCAGGTGGTGCCCCTGGTCAACACCACCGAGCTGCTGTACTGGATCGCCAGCTGCGAAGCCTCCGGTGCCAACACCCTGAACGACACCCCCATCCCCGCCTTTATCGCCAGCAGCCCCCGCTACGAAGCCAGCACCCTCTCCCGCAAACCCACCGTGCTGCTGATCGACGACTCGATCAACGTGCGCCGCCTGCTGGCCCTCACCCTCGAAAAAGCCGGCTACCAGGTGGCCCAGGCCAAGGACGGTCAAGACGCCCTCGACAAACTCACCGCCGGCCTCGCCGTCGAAGCCGTCATCTGCGATGTCGAAATGCCCCGCCTCGACGGCTACGGCTTTTTGGCCCGGCTCAAAGCCGAAACCGACCACGAAAACCTGCCCGTGGCCATGCTCACCTCCCGCAGCAGCAAAAAGCACCGCCAGCTCGCTATGAATCTAGGGGCCGCCGCCTACTTTACCAAACCCTACAACGAGCAAACCCTGCTCAAGACCCTCGAAGACCTGATTCAGCCCGCCCTAGTGTCCTAA